The Arcobacter sp. LA11 nucleotide sequence TACTCTCATGCCAGGTGACCTTATTTACATGGGAACACCAGGAAGAACTCAAAGTTTAAATAATGCAGATATAGTTTCTGTAGAAATTGAAAAATTAGGAAAAGTAGTTAATACAATTAAAGAGTAAAATTACTTACTCTTTTGTTGTTCTATTTTATTATTAGTCTCTTTAATATTTTCATATTTATCTTTCATAACAACAAACATATAACCAATAGCAAAAACTACCATTGTTATAATTAAAATATTTTTCACACTTTCTCCTATACTAAAAAATCTTATATATCATAACAATTTATAATTTAAATTGTAGAGTAAACTATTTAACTGTTATTTGATATTATTCTGTTTTTCTCTTAGTTTATCTTTCTTACTTTTTCTTTTACCTTTTATTGGTGCAGAGCCTTTTACTTTTTTTATAGGTTCTCCTATAAGTTCAAAACCTTCTATTTGTTCTTTTTTTATATTTAACTTGCATTTTTTTTCAATTAGTTTAAAATGCTCTAAATTTTCATAATCTATAAAAGTTATTGAGGTACCAATTTTCCCTGCTCGACCTGTTCTTCCTATACGATGTACATAATCAAAAGCACTTCTAGGTAAATCATAGTTTACAACACAAGAGATATCATCTACATGTAACCCACGAGCAGCAATATCTGTAGAAAAAAGAATTTGCAAGTCATCATTTTTGAATTCGTCTAAAGTAAAAGTTCTGTCTTCTTGAATCAAATCTCCATGAAAGGAATCTGCTTTAAAACCACTTTTTCTAAACTTTTTTGCAATATTATCTGTAGCTCTTTTTGTAGACATAAAAACAAGTATTTTTTCAAACTTGTTAGTTTCTATTAGTTTTTTAAGTAAAGCACTTCTATTTTCTTTATTTACTTCTATTACCCTTTGAGTAATATTATCAAGATTTTCTTCTTGTTCTTCCATTTCTACTTTTACAAAACTTGAAGAGATAACTTTTGATATTTCAATCATTTTAAAAGGATAAGTTGCAGAAAAAAGTAAGTTCTGTCTTCTTTTTGGTAATAACTTTAAAATAGTATCGAGTTCATCCGCAAACCCTAAGTCTAACATTTTATCTGCTTCATCTAATATGAAATATTCTAAAGAGTCAAGATTTAACTGCTTTTTATTTATAATGTCAATTAATCTTCCAGTAGTTGCTACTATAACATCACAGCCTTTTTGAATGTCAAGTAATTGATCTGCTATACTCAGTCCTCCAACAACACTTACAATCTTTAAACTTTTTTCAAAATGTTTTGAAAATATTTTAAAATTATTAGAGATTTGTAAAGTTAGCTCTCTAGTTGGAGATAGTACTAGAACTTTTGGTTTAGACTTTTTATTTGTAATAGTAGAAAAAAGCTTCTGAAGTATAGGAAGTACAAAACTTGCAGTCTTACCACTACCAGTCTGAGCCTTTGCCATAATATCATTTTCTTCTAAAACTAAAGGAATAACCTCTTTTTGAATTGGAGTTGCTTCTGTATAAGAGTTTTCACTTAAAGATTTTAATAAAGGTTTACAAAACTTGAAACTTGAAAATGACATTAAAATCCTTGAATTAATTTTTGAGTATTGTAAAGCTTTTTAGCTTTAGATTTGATTCATAAAGGTTTTAATTCCAAGAAAGATTATTATATTTTATGTTAAAATCTCAAATCTTGTAAATATATAAAAAGAAAGAAATAATGACTACTGATACTATTGCAATAATTGAGAAAAAAATAGAAGAACTAATCAATGATAAAACAGAATACAACTTTCTTACACTAAAAGAGAAAGTTGAAAAGATATTAAAAAATGTAGATATCTTTTTTATTGAGAATGAACTAAATACAAAAGCAGTAGACATGTATCTAAAAAATGTAATAACTCAAAGAAACAATATAAAAAAAGAACAAGAAAAAACTAAAATAGATAACTCAAAAGAGACAAAATATATTTTGATAGAATCTATATGTAAAAAATGCCAGTTTCAAAGCCAAGAAGAACTTATCAAAAAAATAGATGAATTAGAGAAAAAAACAAATTTTGAATTAAATGAGATTAATAATTCATTGTAAGTATTAGGAGTTGGAAATTCAACTCCTAATATATATTTTTTATTCTATATTATTAGTTAAGAGAGGCAAACATATCAGCAGTTACTTCACTAACATCTTTAGTTCCATCAAGTTCTACCATAACACCCATATTAGTATAAAATGCAATTAATGGAGCTGTTTGCTCATGGTATGCACCTAATCTACTTTTTACTGTTTCAGCATTATCATCTTTTCTAATAATTAGTTCTGAATTACAGTAATCACACACATCTTCAACTTTTGAAGGATTAAAATCTACATGGAAAGATGCTCCACATGAAGAACAAACTCTTCTACCTGTGATTCTTCCAACAATCAATTCATCTGGAACATTTAATGAAATAACTTTATCTAAAGATATATTCATGTTAGCCATTAACTCTTTTAAAGCTTCTGCTTGGGCTAAAGTTCTAGGAAAACCATCAAGGATAAACCCTTTTTTACAATCATCTTCAGCCAATCTATCTTTGATAATACCAATAATAGTTGAATCAGGAACTAACTTACCTGCATCCATATAATTTTTAGCTTCCATACCCATATCAGTTTTTTCTGCTATTGCAGCTCTTAAAATATCACCTGTAGAAATTTGAGGGATATCATATTTTTCAATTAAAAACTTAGCCTGTGTACCTTTTCCTGCACCAGGTGCACCAAATACCATTAAATTCATATTAGACTTCCTTACTTACTTTTCTTTCGTGTGATTATATAAAAAAAGTCGTTAAGAGCAGATAATATGAAGGTATTTACAATAGATTTATATAGTATTAATTCTTATTCTTCAGTTTTTTCTATAGAACTTTTTACATTATTAATACTCAATGTAAGAAAATTTTTACAATGAATAATATATGTTAATATCAAAAAAAATAAAATTAATGTTATTAATAATAAGCCGGTATTTAAAGCAAGCATTCCAAAACTAGACAAGGCAAGTAAACCAGTTAAAGATATAATAAAAAACAACATAATCCTACCATACAAAGAAAAAGTTTTAGAGACAGACATAAGAAGTTTTATACTTGAAGATATATTACTATTCATATAGTTTAAAAGTTCATCACACTCTTTTACTTCTTTAATATTACTTGTAAAGTCTTCAATCTCTTTATGTATTTTTTTTAACATTTATTTTCCTAATAGTTTAAAATAGTTTACTGAATTTTTTTAATATATACAATAAAGTTGAAATAGATTTTCAAGCTTTTATGTAAAATCTTTCATTAAATTTTTCTCTTCATCCAATGAAAGATAACGCCACTTACCACTTTCAATATCAAGATGAAAATCACCTATACTAATTCGTTTTAAAGTTACAACCTTTAAAGGTGTTCCAAATTTTGGGTCTTTTAATGCTCCAAAAAGACGTCTAATATGTCGATTTTTCCCTTCATTTATTTTTACTATAAGTTTTGTTTTCGCTCCACCCATACCCATTTTTTCTACACTTAATGCTTTTAGTAAACCAAATTTACTCTCCACACCTTTCATAGCTATTTTAATATGTTCATCTGTTACATAACCCCTAACCCAGATTTCATATACTTTAATGCAACCACCAGGTTTGGTCAAAGCATTTCCTACTTTTCCATCACGAGTAAATAACAAAAGCCCTTTAGATTCCAAATCAAGACGACCTATAGGCATCCACTCATCATCAAAAAACCAATCAGGTAATAAGTCATAAACAGTTTTTCTTCCAAGTTCATCAGAACGCGTGACTATATAGCCTTTAGGTTTATTTAGGGCTATTAGTTTTATAGAGTCATTTGTTGTACTATTCATCTAAAGTATTCCTTGATATATTGGAAAGGATTATTAAATATAATTGTGAGATTCTCTTATTTTAAAATAAATGAATAGTGTAAAGGTAAGAAAAAATTACTATTGTAAATGTCAATTTATAATATTTATT carries:
- a CDS encoding adenylate kinase produces the protein MNLMVFGAPGAGKGTQAKFLIEKYDIPQISTGDILRAAIAEKTDMGMEAKNYMDAGKLVPDSTIIGIIKDRLAEDDCKKGFILDGFPRTLAQAEALKELMANMNISLDKVISLNVPDELIVGRITGRRVCSSCGASFHVDFNPSKVEDVCDYCNSELIIRKDDNAETVKSRLGAYHEQTAPLIAFYTNMGVMVELDGTKDVSEVTADMFASLN
- a CDS encoding pseudouridine synthase, whose protein sequence is MNSTTNDSIKLIALNKPKGYIVTRSDELGRKTVYDLLPDWFFDDEWMPIGRLDLESKGLLLFTRDGKVGNALTKPGGCIKVYEIWVRGYVTDEHIKIAMKGVESKFGLLKALSVEKMGMGGAKTKLIVKINEGKNRHIRRLFGALKDPKFGTPLKVVTLKRISIGDFHLDIESGKWRYLSLDEEKNLMKDFT
- a CDS encoding DEAD/DEAH box helicase, which produces MSFSSFKFCKPLLKSLSENSYTEATPIQKEVIPLVLEENDIMAKAQTGSGKTASFVLPILQKLFSTITNKKSKPKVLVLSPTRELTLQISNNFKIFSKHFEKSLKIVSVVGGLSIADQLLDIQKGCDVIVATTGRLIDIINKKQLNLDSLEYFILDEADKMLDLGFADELDTILKLLPKRRQNLLFSATYPFKMIEISKVISSSFVKVEMEEQEENLDNITQRVIEVNKENRSALLKKLIETNKFEKILVFMSTKRATDNIAKKFRKSGFKADSFHGDLIQEDRTFTLDEFKNDDLQILFSTDIAARGLHVDDISCVVNYDLPRSAFDYVHRIGRTGRAGKIGTSITFIDYENLEHFKLIEKKCKLNIKKEQIEGFELIGEPIKKVKGSAPIKGKRKSKKDKLREKQNNIK